The Pleuronectes platessa chromosome 22, fPlePla1.1, whole genome shotgun sequence region ATAGATTTATGTCTAGACGAGGGGCCCTCCTGTATTTGgctgatgtgttgtgtgttacaGGAGCCAGCATCAGATGAGGCGTCCAGCGAGGAGGACCCCGAAGCCTCCTACAGCGCCCTCCGCAGGGGGGTGGAAAGAATGAACAGTGACTGTACGCTCAGAAACCGCAAGAGCACTCACCACTACAAGAAACACTACGCTGtggaggtaaacacacacacagcatgtaaacctttcaaaatagtttatttcatatttgtcaAAGAAGAAAAGGACGTTAAGACAACAATCTGTCTCGTCTTGTGTCAGGACGTCCCCAAGTCCGGcaccagctgcagctccaggtgTTCCAGTCTGAGGACTCAGGACTCGGAGAGCACTCGTCACGAGTCGGAGACGGAGGACCTGATGTGGGAGGACTTCCTGCACTGTGCCGAGTGCAGATCCTCGTGTACATCAGAAACAGGTCAGAGGAAAAcatctgcagagagaaaacatgtGGCTCATTTAATGTGCTCATAGAAAGTAACACTCTGTGGCTGGTGTTtgtgcagagggagaaggaggaacaCCCGTGTGCTCTCCTGCTAAGAAGGAATACAGAGACGACCCTTTCCATCAGGTCTGTGAACTTCACAtcctgttttaaatatttatagaagTCAGATATCGGACTTCATTGTTTACTGAGTTACTTTAGATCATATTTAAGTATAACTGTTAGAtaattaaatgttaatgtgctgactgaagttgtgtgtttctcttcaggGTCACGTTCCGTGGCTGCACAGCACCAACCCCGGCCTGGAGAGAGTGAGCGCTATAGTGTGGGAGGGAAACGACTGTAAGAAGGCCGACATGTCCGTCCTGGAGATCAGCGGCATGATCATGAACAAGGTGAGTGATGGGGACTCTGATTTCAAAGTGACTGTTTTCTACAAGTACAAATTCTATTATCACATCTGAAAACTGAGAAAGAGAAGGATTAAAAACATATGAACATTAATCACATTAATCACATTGTTTCTCCTCCACAGGTGAATCTCTACACTCCTGGTATCGGTTACCAGGTGTTTGGGAACCTGGTCTCAGTGACACTTGGACTCACACCGTTTGCATACAGGTTAATATgacaaaacattaaataaatcctaaatataattttaatttaGCTACTACAGATtacatattttcattatttgatcagttataaaaaggtaaaagaaacatgaacactttaCTCACGTCAGTGTTTGTCCTCTCCTTCAGGCTGGCTCAGTACCGAGACTTTGATCAGCTGACCACGCTCTCAGCCAATGAGCTTCTGTCTGTGGCCCTGGGGGGCGGGTCTGGATCAGACGCCATGGTCATCACCATGGTCACGCTGAGCTTCCTGGTGCGTGTGTGCCTCACGtggctcttcttcttcctgctcagCGTAGCAGAGAGGACGTACAAACAGGTGAGATCATCACATTCTAAATCTGCAGCTCAACCAAAGAGTTCGATTCTTGAGGCTGAACCGTCCACTTGTTGTTTCAGAGGCTCCTGTTCGCCAAGCTGTTTGGTCACCTGACGTCGGCCCGCAGAGCCAGGAAGTCCGAGGTTCCTCATTTCAGGCTGAAGAAAGTTCAGAACATCAAGATGTGGCTGTCGCTGCGCTCATACCTCAAGGTaccacccctccccccccaacTCTAATGAGAGGTTCAGTAGCTGTGCTTGGTGATTTGAGTTCAGTATTCACACAGTGAGTGACTCTCTGTGCAGAGACGGGGTCCTCAGCGCTCCGTGGACGTGATCGTGTCCTCAGCCTTCCTGCTCACTCTGTCGGTCGTCTTCATCTGCTGTGCTCAGGTATGTAACTCGTACTGCAGCTGATTGTGTCCACATGTTAATATTAAGCTTATCAATGCTTGGTTTATATTTATGAGCTCATCACATTATGTAACGACGAACCTCAAAGCGCAACACTGTTTCTGTGAGATTTCTTCCTGACCACTAGAGGCAGTATCTGGATTTCACTGCACATTCAAGTCAAATGAATGTAGCTTCAGTGTTGATGTAGACTGGAGCATAAGATAGTGGCTCTAAGTTTGTCTAGGGACTGAATAACGTTGTTCTCTGTCTGTGGTCAGTTGCTCCACGTCCACGAGACCTTCCTGGAGTGTCACTACAACTGGGAGCTGGTGATCTGGTGCTCCAGTCTGTCTCTGTTCCTGCTCCGGTTCGTCACGCTGGGCTCCGAGACCAGCAAGAAGTACAGCAACACCTCCATCCTGCTCACTGAACAGGTACcaacacagaaaaaacacacacacacatgaacacacagcagacacgTGTTTTAAACATGGTTCCATTTGACAGATCAACCTGTACctgaagatggagaagaagccAAACAAGAAAGAGGAGCTGACTCTGGTCAACAATGTGTTAAAGCTGGCGACTAAACTACTCAAGGTAAAGAGACTCCTAACTCTACTGAGACCCTTCTGCAAAACATCTAATAGATAAATGTTTAATAACCTGACTGGTGTCTCTGTGTGCAGGAGCTGGATACTCCGTTCAGGTTGTACGGGTTGACCATGAACCCTCTGCTCTACAACATCACGCAGGTGGTCATCCTGTCGGCCGTGTCAGGGGTCATCTCGGACCTGTTAGGATTTAACCtgaaggtcagtgtgtgttcacctcactgttctacacagacacactagtGCCACCCATGAAGACACATGACCAGTGAAATACAGGGATTCAGGAATTTGACACGATAAACAATTCTTTCAAAAGTTGTAGCATCACTTACAATGGTAatgagcgccctctgctggacactTAATgagttaatacattttaatctgaagATATTCTGGAAAGTGACGGCTCACGCTCAAAGACATtcaagctacaattttcaataATTTACATATAGAAATTGTTGTCAAACAAACAGTTGAGCCAGTTATGTGATTGGCTGGACACTGGTCTGTTTGAGCAACCAGCCAATCCTGACCCTTGTAAACAAGACTTACCTGTAGTATTCTCTCATCATGAAAATAAGCAGAATTAATATAGTAAATAAACTATTGGATTTAAAGTTCTTATATGTTCTCTctgatttttattcttaaaactGAGTCTTCATTCAGCATTTGAAGTTGATtcttacaaatgtttttttttggcttTATCACATCGTGTTTGTCGTATGAAGCCTAAcagcagtttgtttgtttgtttgtttgtgtcgacAGCTGTGGAAGATCAAATCGTgacagagagacgaggaggagggtcGACGTCACTGACTGAAAGACTGAGCGTCGGTCTCAACATATCGGAGCTCTGACCGTCAACGTTCTCACTTTGTGCAATTCACAAACTATTTATTTACCCACTCAGTGTTTTTACTTAGGGTTTCTTTGAATTCTAgtttgtttccatttttttgtgtttttaccgCACAAAACTATATTATTTTACCTGTCAACACAAAGTATTATAagcataaattattattattgttattgtgatAGTTTAGGTCCTCCGCTGCAGTTTTCATTTCAGCTTATTTGCAAATTTGAAGGTTAAGTTTTGAACTGCCGAACGGGCGAAAGTCTTTGTATtgtcattttttgtgttttacttgCTTAAAGTTATTTATGTTGAGAGAGTTTCAAAGCAAAACTCGAAGCTCTGTTTTGACCttaaaatcagtttttaaaAATACTAGTCCAGTGGTTTTCTTCTCAGTTGACTTTCTAAAGTTGAAACACACGTACAATCTCTCAGACGACAACTGATGTGTTAAATAAAACCTCAGTGTGTACCAAGATCAAACTACAATTAAAGTTACTCATAATTATCCTGAACGACAAATTTATAACCTGGTATTCTGACAGAAGAATGTAAGAattgtcagttttttttaatttcctctgtATCTGAACCATTTATCTACAACTGCTCTCTGTTCACTGTTTAAACCAGCTCCTGGATTTCAAAGCATACAACAGTATTGGATGTTAACAGAATTGTTTGGTAGgttaagtttattttatttttttgccgaCTTACCTGAGAAAGTTGCTCCTGGTTTCGTTCTTACTTTGAAAAAGCAGCCGACGTCGGCACCGCAAAGACACAATCATCCAGGTAATGGAAATAACAACGTGTGACATTGACTCTGGAGTGAGAGTGAAACACAGTTGAGGGTTTGCTGAAGGTCTCTTCACTGCAGCAAGTTAAATCCAATCAAATAcccttttgtatttgtttactttttccCTTGGACAGTATTTCCAGCAACATATGAAGGTAATAACTGATCTGATGTAGTTCAGGTTATTTTCATACACAGTTTGGTACAACATGCAGGTAATGAACGAGCTTCCAAACAGCTTCTTAAGTGGAGTTGACGGTTGTTTACCtcaagcttcttctttttttaactccTGCTCAGATTGATCCTACCGCTGCATCTTAACTTCCTAACTTAAATTTGTGGTTTCTATTTTTTATAGACAATTATCAGCTGCCTGTTCCCCAGATTATTTTCTCAAGTGACTGATTTGTGGACATCCACTGTTCTACAATGAGAAATTATAttgcaaaatataaaaacataattgcAATAACCAGCCTGTTGATTCAAATATTGAAAGTTGGCTCTttacaaaataatttttgtTTTGGCTGAtgcctttttaatgtttttagttCGAGAACTTATTCCGTCTGCTCCCAACATTTTGGGacaatttgatttgtttgtatcTGAGTCAATTTGATTATTTCTTAAATTAAAAGCTACATGTTCATTAGCATGAGACGGTTCATCCTCTGTCCGTCATAGGCTCCTCCCCCTGCAGTTAAAACATGAGCGTGATTGAAGAAATGCACTTTAGGAAAAACAAAACCGATTTtaaatggaagaaaaataaatttcaTCTCGTCTCAATGTTAGAGATTTGTTTTGTACCTCACCTGCTTGACAAAGTTTGCTGTGATCTAAATATTCACATCGCTCTTGAAGTTCATTCTACATGGTACGTGAAGTTCTCATGCTCGCAGAAAATATCTCACGTGATTTAAATGCTGACGTAAATTGTTGCCTCAGTTCATGGGTTAGCACGTTGCTAACTGAAACTAGCGTCACTCGTTACAATGCTAGCATAGTTATCTTCAGTGTGTTTGAGGAGGAAGACCAAAgtgcttattgtttgtttttcttattctctggggaaaaagaaagaatgtATTTGCAGCGTTATGctttaaaatctgtttcccTTTGGAAATTCTTCaagttgtatttttcttttctttttgaccTTTCGCTCTGTTctctcactttttcttttgttaagaTTGTTTGTCCCTCACGCTTGTTGAAACGATACATGTTTTTAAGGAACAAAGAAGTTTGACTTGTGTGTATGAAAGGAGtctaggttaaaaaaaaactgttgtgatTCTGTTTACCTgaacagaatattttttttgtgaaccGTTCAGTCCATAAGgtctacattttttttataagaaaaataaaagaaacagttgtTGACTCACTAATGACTCTTgtctttcaatttaaaaaaatcaaatcatgaAACATGCACACTTTGTGTCGCACTTACGGTAGACTTATTTGACCCTGCGCAGCTTCTTCCATCTTTATGGTAGTAAGGCCAGGCAGCACATGGTAGTTTACTTCACTGAACCAGAGAAAGTTAAGCTGTTTAGTTGTTAATCTTTGTTGagatgttttaaatgtaaaatgtagtAATAAATTGTGCTGACCAGTATCTCGGAAAGGAAACATGTTGGCATTAAGGGTGCCAACAAAAAGCTAGAAAAGAAAACGCAGCAATTTAACGGTTCAGGAAGAATCTAGAAGACCACACCACAGTTACGGTTTTCAGGCAAAAATCTAGAAAATataaaaggcagcaaaacattTAAGGAAAAATCTAGAAAAGAAAATAGGTAAAACCGGGCAGTTAACCGTTTTAGGCAAAtctagaaaagaaaacagggcAGTTAACCGTTTTAGGAATAATCTAGAAAAGAAGACAGCAGCAAATCGTGGCGtccaaatttataaaaaaataatatttatctaTATCTGTTTAATCAACTGCAGTCAGTTATATTGTCAGTGTCAAGCAAATACCTTGTTTGTGTAGAAGattgtatattgttgttttaaaaaatttaagtttAAGAAAAACCTTGGTTGCAACCAGTTCATTTTATGTTTGTTGTAGATAATGCATCCATATATAGGGTTGCATCATATCTGTCTTATCTATAAGAAACCTAAGAGAAAATATAAGCCTGTACTCATTATCTGCATAGAAGGGCACTGAAGGCTGACCTGTAACTACACAGATACATTTCTTTCCTATCTTAGCTGCTTAAAACTTTGCTAATGTATTTTGTGCACATAGTAATCACTACTAGATAACATGACAGATTCAAAAAACCTTTATATTAGAACAATACAGCAGATATAAAGGTCCATTGCAATCACACACTCCCATCAGAACGGAACGTGTGCTTCAACAGACAATACACGCTCCCCAagacaaataaattaatataaactagataaaaacaggaaatgagaaaaagaaagaataaaacaagatgaaaataagatttttctttttgttctgaaaaGCAAAAGTGTGACGCAAAGAAGAGATGTTGATCATTCAAAAATGCTTAAGTTCAAACCAGGCCCAGAATGTAAGTGTTTCCATTGTGCATGTGAAAGATTTTTAAAGCCTTCACATGAAGGATCTGTTGCCTTGTAGTAGTTATGGTCAGTTTGACAACGTTGTCAGAACTTTTTGGGGGATAATTTTTTAGCTTGAGAGAAAGATGTTCTCCAGCTGCaaaaaaaaggtcaaagggaaaagagaaaaaaaaggaaaattaaagtttgtgataacaataataataataataacaaaagcaGCAGTggataaattaaaatacaatccagtcagagggaaaaaaacattttttagacagATAATCCTTGTTCTGTGCAGATGTGAATCCGAGTGTCATGAGGAGAACTACGATGAACTGCatctgtactgtactgtactgtacggTACGAATAATGACTCGGTTTATAAAAACGTCTTCATTATCCGTGACGTCTTTTCAGGGCATatcctaaaaaaacaataaactcatATCGGTGGaatagaaatttgttttatctttagACAATATATGACAATTTACAGGAAGAAGACAAATGAACATGGCTACACATCAAGGTGACGCTTTTTAGGTTTCATAGTTTGGACTGTATTTTTGGTTTCAAGCGCACGGGAACGTTTTATTCATGAGGTCTGATTAGAGAACGGTGCTGTGATTCTGCGATGCTTATAAAACACACGGGCGCAGGTTCGACGAGGCCGATCTCCTCGTTTACATCTAAAGGTTTAGGGGTCGGGATAAGGACTCTGGAGTCCGCATCTTATTTGCCAATATTCAGGTGCCGTGCCTCATATTTCCTCGTCGTCTCTGCCGCTCATCCTTGCATATACAGACTTAATGAAACTCTCTGAAGCACTTCCCTCCACTGACAGAATATATGATTCACTCCACTGCACCTCACCCTCAGAACACGTTATAGATAAAACACCTCTTCTCCCccattttttattgatttatcatCTAACATATTCACTCTCGCCAACACATTCCataattttttgttattttttcatatatatttcatACAAATCTATAACCCAAAATTTAGAAATCTTATTTACATGGAAAagggctcttttttttt contains the following coding sequences:
- the LOC128428494 gene encoding protein PHTF2 isoform X2 gives rise to the protein MASKVKDAVVWYQKKIGAYDQQIWEKSVEQREIKGLRNKPKKTGHVKPDLIDVDLVRGSAFAKAKPESPWTSLTRKGIVRVVFFPFFYRWWIQVTSRAIYLLLLALYVLQLAAAALYVSIPQPHGIPTTEVFGAIWLMLLLGTVHCQIVSTRTPKPPSSSGGKRRRYARGEEKRKLRKASQMEVHREGDGSSTTDNTQEGAPHCHSASSPTYSLGTLFQDFWHDICKAGSKKSKLSIDKSTETDNGYVSLDGRVTNRSSEEGLQLHEQRCDLLNRADEPCWTALVQPPQAARPAGLMLPSGIKEPASDEASSEEDPEASYSALRRGVERMNSDCTLRNRKSTHHYKKHYAVEDVPKSGTSCSSRCSSLRTQDSESTRHESETEDLMWEDFLHCAECRSSCTSETEGEGGTPVCSPAKKEYRDDPFHQGHVPWLHSTNPGLERVSAIVWEGNDCKKADMSVLEISGMIMNKVNLYTPGIGYQVFGNLVSVTLGLTPFAYRLAQYRDFDQLTTLSANELLSVALGGGSGSDAMVITMVTLSFLVRVCLTWLFFFLLSVAERTYKQRLLFAKLFGHLTSARRARKSEVPHFRLKKVQNIKMWLSLRSYLKRRGPQRSVDVIVSSAFLLTLSVVFICCAQLLHVHETFLECHYNWELVIWCSSLSLFLLRFVTLGSETSKKYSNTSILLTEQINLYLKMEKKPNKKEELTLVNNVLKLATKLLKELDTPFRLYGLTMNPLLYNITQVVILSAVSGVISDLLGFNLKLWKIKS
- the LOC128428494 gene encoding protein PHTF2 isoform X1; this translates as MASKVKDAVVWYQKKIGAYDQQIWEKSVEQREIKGLRNKPKKTGHVKPDLIDVDLVRGSAFAKAKPESPWTSLTRKGIVRVVFFPFFYRWWIQVTSRAIYLLLLALYVLQLAAAALYVSIPQPHGIPTTEVFGAIWLMLLLGTVHCQIVSTRTPKPPSSSGGKRRRKLRKASQMEVHREGDGSSTTDNTQEGAPHCHSASSPTYSLGTLFQDFWHDICKAGSKKSKLSIDKSTETDNGYVSLDGRVTNRSSEEGLQLHEQRCDLLNRADEPCWTALVQPPQAARPAGLMLPSGIKEPASDEASSEEDPEASYSALRRGVERMNSDCTLRNRKSTHHYKKHYAVEVNTHTACKPFKIVYFIFVKEEKDVKTTICLVLCQDVPKSGTSCSSRCSSLRTQDSESTRHESETEDLMWEDFLHCAECRSSCTSETEGEGGTPVCSPAKKEYRDDPFHQGHVPWLHSTNPGLERVSAIVWEGNDCKKADMSVLEISGMIMNKVNLYTPGIGYQVFGNLVSVTLGLTPFAYRLAQYRDFDQLTTLSANELLSVALGGGSGSDAMVITMVTLSFLVRVCLTWLFFFLLSVAERTYKQRLLFAKLFGHLTSARRARKSEVPHFRLKKVQNIKMWLSLRSYLKRRGPQRSVDVIVSSAFLLTLSVVFICCAQLLHVHETFLECHYNWELVIWCSSLSLFLLRFVTLGSETSKKYSNTSILLTEQINLYLKMEKKPNKKEELTLVNNVLKLATKLLKELDTPFRLYGLTMNPLLYNITQVVILSAVSGVISDLLGFNLKLWKIKS
- the LOC128428494 gene encoding protein PHTF2 isoform X3, which gives rise to MASKVKDAVVWYQKKIGAYDQQIWEKSVEQREIKGLRNKPKKTGHVKPDLIDVDLVRGSAFAKAKPESPWTSLTRKGIVRVVFFPFFYRWWIQVTSRAIYLLLLALYVLQLAAAALYVSIPQPHGIPTTEVFGAIWLMLLLGTVHCQIVSTRTPKPPSSSGGKRRRKLRKASQMEVHREGDGSSTTDNTQEGAPHCHSASSPTYSLGTLFQDFWHDICKAGSKKSKLSIDKSTETDNGYVSLDGRVTNRSSEEGLQLHEQRCDLLNRADEPCWTALVQPPQAARPAGLMLPSGIKEPASDEASSEEDPEASYSALRRGVERMNSDCTLRNRKSTHHYKKHYAVEDVPKSGTSCSSRCSSLRTQDSESTRHESETEDLMWEDFLHCAECRSSCTSETEGEGGTPVCSPAKKEYRDDPFHQGHVPWLHSTNPGLERVSAIVWEGNDCKKADMSVLEISGMIMNKVNLYTPGIGYQVFGNLVSVTLGLTPFAYRLAQYRDFDQLTTLSANELLSVALGGGSGSDAMVITMVTLSFLVRVCLTWLFFFLLSVAERTYKQRLLFAKLFGHLTSARRARKSEVPHFRLKKVQNIKMWLSLRSYLKRRGPQRSVDVIVSSAFLLTLSVVFICCAQLLHVHETFLECHYNWELVIWCSSLSLFLLRFVTLGSETSKKYSNTSILLTEQINLYLKMEKKPNKKEELTLVNNVLKLATKLLKELDTPFRLYGLTMNPLLYNITQVVILSAVSGVISDLLGFNLKLWKIKS
- the LOC128428494 gene encoding protein PHTF2 isoform X4 gives rise to the protein MASKVKDAVVWYQKKIGAYDQQIWEKSVEQREIKGLRNKPKKTGHVKPDLIDVDLVRGSAFAKAKPESPWTSLTRKGIVRVVFFPFFYRWWIQVTSRAIYLLLLALYVLQLAAAALYVSIPQPHGIPTTEVFGAIWLMLLLGTVHCQIVSTRTPKPPSSSGGKRRRSKKSKLSIDKSTETDNGYVSLDGRVTNRSSEEGLQLHEQRCDLLNRADEPCWTALVQPPQAARPAGLMLPSGIKEPASDEASSEEDPEASYSALRRGVERMNSDCTLRNRKSTHHYKKHYAVEDVPKSGTSCSSRCSSLRTQDSESTRHESETEDLMWEDFLHCAECRSSCTSETEGEGGTPVCSPAKKEYRDDPFHQGHVPWLHSTNPGLERVSAIVWEGNDCKKADMSVLEISGMIMNKVNLYTPGIGYQVFGNLVSVTLGLTPFAYRLAQYRDFDQLTTLSANELLSVALGGGSGSDAMVITMVTLSFLVRVCLTWLFFFLLSVAERTYKQRLLFAKLFGHLTSARRARKSEVPHFRLKKVQNIKMWLSLRSYLKRRGPQRSVDVIVSSAFLLTLSVVFICCAQLLHVHETFLECHYNWELVIWCSSLSLFLLRFVTLGSETSKKYSNTSILLTEQINLYLKMEKKPNKKEELTLVNNVLKLATKLLKELDTPFRLYGLTMNPLLYNITQVVILSAVSGVISDLLGFNLKLWKIKS